The Microbulbifer sp. TB1203 nucleotide sequence CGTGAACCGGTGGGGGTGATCCTCGGTATCGCCCCCTGGAATGCGCCCATCATCCTCGGCGTGCGCGCGATTGCCGTGCCCCTGGCCTGCGGCAACAGTGTCATTCTCAAGGCGTCGGAGATCTGCCCTCGCACCCATGAGCTGGTGGTGGAGGCGTTTGCCGAAGCGGGCTTCCCCGAAGGGGTGGTCAACGTGGTTACCAATGCCCCGGAAGATGCCAATGGTGTGGTCGGTGCCCTGATCGATCACCCGGCGGTGAGGCGCATCAATTTCACCGGTTCCACCCGGGTCGGCAGGATTGTCGCCAAACGCGCGGCGGAACATCTCAAGCCCTGCTTATTGGAGCTGGGAGGCAAGGCGCCGCTACTGGTACTGGAGGACGCGGATCTCGATGAGGCGGTGAAAGCCGGGGCTTTCGGCGCCTTTATGAACCAGGGACAGATCTGTATGTCCACCGAGCGCCTGGTGGTCGTGGATGCCGTGGCGGACGAGTTTGTCGGTAGGTTTGCGGAAAAGGCCTGCTCCATGCCGGCGGGGGATCCGGCCAAGGGTGAAACGCCCCTGGGTGCGGTGGTGGACAGGGACACCGTCGACCGCGTCAACGCATTGATCGACGACGCCGTGGCGAAGGGGGCCCGCCTGGTAGCCGGTGGCAAGGCGGAGGGGGTGGTGATGCCGGCCACTGTGCTGGACGGTGTGACCGCCGACATGGACATTTACCGCGACGAGAGCTTTGGCCCGATCGTGGCGATCATCCGCGCCGCGGACGAGGAGGATGCCATTCGCATTGCCAACGACAGTGAGTACGGCCTGTCCGCGGCGGTGTTTACCCGCGACAGCGCAAGGGGCTTGCGGGTCGCGCGCCGTATCCGCTCGGGGATTTGCCATGTGAACGGGCCGACGGTGCACGACGAGCCGCAAATGCCTTTTGGCGGTGTTGGGGCGTCGGGCTACGGGCGCTTCGGTGGCAGGGCGGGTATCGACCAGTTCACTGAGCTGCGCTGGATTACCCTGGAAACCGAGCCGGGGCACTATCCCATCTGAGCCTCCCGGTTCAGCCTGTCACCTGCGGAGTGATTCGATGAAAACCCAAGTCGCGATTATTGGAGCGGGCCCCGCGGGGCTGATGTTGGGGCACCTGCTGCGCCGGGCCGGTGTCGCCTGCGTTGTCCTGGAGCGCAGGTCGCGGGAGTACGTGGAGGGGCGCATTCGGGCTGGGGTATTGGAGCGCACCACGACGGATATCCTCGATCGCCTGGAAATCAATCAGCGCATGCACGGCGAAGGTCTGCCACACGACGGCTTTTATCTCGCCGATGGGGCGCGGCTGATCCATATCGATGTTGCCCGACTCACGGGCAAGCAGGTGATGGTCTACGGCCAGACAGAGCTGACCAAGGACCTGATCGCGGCGGCACCGGGGCGGGATCTCGAGATCATCTGGGAAGCCGGGGATGTGGCCCTGCACGGTGTCGAAAGTGACGCTCCCTCCGTCACTTTTCTCCGGGACGGTGTACAGCAACGGTTACAGGCGCGGGTTATAGCCGGTTGCGACGGCTTCCACGGCCCCTCGCGCAAGGCGATCCCCGGTAGCCGGAGGAGGGAGTACGAACGGCTCTATCCCTTTGGCTGGTTGGGTATTCTCGCCGAGGTGCCGCCCTGCAACGATGAACTGATCTACGCCAATCACGAGCGCGGCTTCGCCCTGGCTTCCATGCGCTCGAACACCCGCAGCCGTTATTACATCCAGGTCCCGATCGATGAGCCGCTGGAGGCGTGGCCGGACGATCGCTTGTGGGATGAGTTGGCTTTACGCCTGGGGCCGGAGGCCGCCGCGCGTTTGACCCGCGGCCCGTCGCTGGAAAAGTCCATTGCGCCCCTGCGCTCCTACGTGTTCGAGCCGATGCGCCACGGCAGCCTGTTCCTCGCCGGTGACGCCGCCCATATTGTGCCCCCCACGGGGGCCAAGGGTTTGAACTTGGCCGCTTCCGACGTGGCCTACTTGTCCGACGCGCTGATCGGCTGGTTTACCCGCGATGACGAAGAGGGGCTGAGACATTACGCCAGCCGCGCATTGGCGCGTGTATGGAAAGCCGAGCGCTTCTCCTGGTCGCTGACCCGCCTGATGCACAGGTTCCCCGATGAGGGCGCCTTCGAGCGGCGCATGCAGTTGGCGGAACTGGATTACATCGCCTCATCCACCGCGGCGCAGACGGCGATTGCGGAAAACTACGTCGGGCTGCCCCTTTGATAAGCGGTGGCCGCTGATGTCAACAGGAGACCAGCGTATGCAATCGCATTTGACATCCACTCGCGGCATTTCGGATTCGCTACCCCGCTACGATTCCCTGGTGGCCATGCTGTACGCTTCGGTCGAGCGCACGCCGGACCGCACCGCGCTGATCTGCGAAGGGAGAAGTCTGTCCTACGCTGAACTGGGCCGGGCAGTGACCGGCCTGGCCCTGCGGCTGCGGGAGACGGGCCATACCGGGGAACGGCTTGCCGTGATGTTGCCCAACAGCATCGAAACCGTGGTGGCGAGTTTCGCTGTTATGGCCGCGGGGGCGCAGTTGGCTCCACTGAACCCTTTCTTTACACACCGGGAACTGCTGCCCATCGTATCGGCGGCGGAGTTTGCGGCCATCATCTGTAGTGACGAGATGCGGGAGAAAGCCGGGGCGCTGGCCTCGGAAGCCGGGGTGAAATCTGTCCTACCCCTGGTCCCGGGCGATATCGATCGACTGTCGTCCGGTGCGCAGGCTGCCGGCGCGTGCGAGCCCTTGCCGGCGCCCGATTCCCCGGCCCTGCTCATTCACACCGGGGGAACCACCGGCGCGCCGAAAGGGGTTGATCACACTCACCGGTCGCTGCTGTTTTCCATTTACCAGCACGCCGCAATGTGGCCCCTGGAGTTCGGCGGCGAGCGCTTTCTCAGCGTCGCCCCGATGTTCCATATCTGGGGCCTGGGCTATGCCACTTTGGTTCCCGTCTATGCCAGTGGCACCAACATCATCGTGCCGCGCTATGACCCCGAACGGGTACTGAGGGCACTGGGGGACCACAAGGTAACGGTGTTCGGCGGTGGTCCCGCGCCTATCTATGCCGGATTGGCCAGTCACCCGCTGACCAATACGCTGGCGTTTTCATCGTTGAAGTACAGTCTCACGGGAGGCGCCCCCAGCTCCGCCGAATTGCATCGCAAGTGGCGCGAGTTGACCGGTTGCGATCTCTATGAGGGCTGGGGCATGTCGGAAGGGGCGCCGCTGTGCCTCAACCCGGGCGACAGGGAGCCCCGCCCCATGTCGGTGGGCCATCCCGTGCCGGAGACGGAACTGCAGATCGTGGACCTGGAGCGGGGCGATCGGGTGCTGTCCCTCGGTGAACGCGGCGAACTGCGCGTGCGCGGCCCCCAGGTGATGCGGGGCTACCGCAATCGCTCCGGGGAGACTGCCGCCACACTGCGGGATGGCTGGCTGTACACCGGCGATATCGGCTACGTGGATAGTGAAGGCTATGTCTACCTGGTGGACCGGAAAAAAGACATGATCATCTCCGGGGGCTACAACGTATACCCGCGGGAGGTGGATGAGTGCCTGGTGACCAAGCCCGGTATCGCCGAGGCGGCGGCGGTCGGGAAACCGGAGGAGCGCCTGGGTGAAGTGCTGGTGGCCTTCGTGGCGCTTGAAGCGGGTGTTTCCATGTCGGAGGAGGATGTACTGGCTTATTGCGCGGAGCGGCTGGTCAAGTACAAGCGGCCGGTAGAAGTACATTTTGTCGACAGCCTGCCGCGCACCGGTGTCAACAAGATCGACAGGCTGGCTCTGCGAGAGATGGCGATTTCGATAATGACATGATCAACCCCCGAAGGAGAAAGCCATGTATCCCCAGAACCAATGGTATGCGGCGGCCTGGAGCCAGGACGTCACCAACGAACCGTTGGCCCGGACCATCTGCGGAGAGGACATCGTCCTGTACCGGCAACCCGATGGCAGGGCCGTGGCACTGGCCGACCGCTGCTGGCATCGCCAGGCTCCGCTATCCATGGGAAGGGTGCTGGACAACGGCGACCTCCAGTGCCCCTATCACGGCCTGGAGTTCAATGGCGAGGGCGTCTGTACACGCGTGCCCAGCCAGGAGTGTCCACCCAGGAAAGCACGAGTCCGCGCTTTCCCGTTGAGTGAGCGACACCGGTTTGTCTGGGTCTGGATTGGCGACACCGACAAGGTGGATGAACGCCTGATCCCCGACCTACGCTGGAACGATCACCCGGACTGGGTGGGAGAAGGCGGCACATTGACTATCGCGTGCAATTTCAAATTACTGGTCGACAATCTGATGGATCTGACACACGAAACCTACGTGCATTCCACCACCATCGGTGACGAGAAACTGCCGGGGGCACCGGTCGACACCTCGGTGGAAAACGGCGAGGTCAGTGTCCGCCGCGTTATTCCCGATCACGACCCGGCGCCTTTCTGGAAGGCGGAAATCGCTAACGCGCTGGAATATCAGGGTCACTGTGACCGCTGGCAGATTATCCGCTTTATTCCGCCTTCCTGTATCGCCATCGACGTCGGGGTTGCCGTGGCTGGAACCGGTGGCCCGGACGGACATCGCGAGCAGGGGGTCAACGCTTACGTGATCAATGCCATCACGCCGATAGACGAGCGCAACACGCTCTACCTGTGGAATTTCGTGCGTAATTTTGATCGCGGCAACGCACAGCGGACTGCCGATATCCAGAAACGGATTGAGGGGGTATTTCTGGAGGATGTGGCAATGCTGGAGGGGCAGCAGAGAGCGATGGACAGAGGCGGCGAAACTCGCATGGTTACTCTCAAAATCGACTCGGGCATTGCCGCTGCGCGCCGTATTATTGACACCTTGATCTAGTGGGCGATGAGTAAAGTTGTGTAACAGCTCGCTGTGCCAAAGCGCTCAACTCTGCGTTGAGAAAGCTTGAAATAGCCCTGCTATTCCGTACGGAGGCCGTTTTTTCGCAAGGCAAGGCGCAGTGAGTGCCGTGTGGCGGGACATACCGTGAATAGGCCCCTATTCCGGCTCAATCGTGTCCAGGTGCTGCCACAGCTCCCGGATGCGCTCGGTCAGCTCCCGCCTTTCCCGCTTGCCCAACACGGCAAAACAGCGATCTTCATGCTCCGCGATAGCCGACATCACCTTTTTGTTAACGCGTTTGCCTTTGGCGCTGAGTGTCAGTGCCAGCGAGCGCCCGTCCTTGCGCGCGGTCTCCACCAGGCCCTGTTCGATCAGGCCCGCGATGAGTGGGGCCATGTTGGCGCGTTTGATGGACAGAATTTTGCCAATCCGGCTTTGGGTAATGCCGGGATTGGTGGATATCTCCATCAACACCGTGGCTTCGGTAGGGCGCAGGTCCAGGCTGTCCAGTGATCGGGACAGGTCGGCCATGATCAGAACAGATAGCCGGCGCAGATGGTAGCCCAGCAGGTTGTCGGTGGGGTCGCTCAGGGGAGGGCGCTTTGTCGTCATGTCAGTCAGTTCTATTAGTTGCAGTTGCGATTATTGAATGCTATGTTTTATAGCATAACTGGCAGGCGCATGGTGCACCTTCCCATTATCACCGCATCGACCCCTGCGGGTCACTATCCGCTTTTATGAATGGAGAGCAATATGACTGACACAGTAGCCTGCGACGTGCGTGACCGCATCGCGTGGGTGCGATTCAATCGCCCTGAGAAGCGCAACTGCATGAGTCCGACCCTGAATCGCCGTATGCGGGAGGTGTTGGACGAACTGGAATTCCGCGACGATGTGGGGGTACTGGTATTGACCGGGGAGGGCTCGGCCTGGAGCGCGGGCATGGATCTCAAGGAATACTTCCGCGAAACTGAAGCGAAAGGCCTGGGCGCCGTGCGCCAGTCCCAGCGTGAGGCCTACGGCTGGTGGCAGCGCCTGCGCTGGTACCAGAAGCCGACCATCGCCATGGTGAACGGCTGGTGTTTTGGCGGCGGCTACGGACCGTTGTTCGCCTGCGACCTCGCCTTTGCCGCCGAGGAGGCGACCTTCGGTCTCAGCGAGATCAATTGGGGTATCCTGCCCGGCGGTGGCGCAACGAAAGTGGCGGTGGAGCTGATGGGCTTCCGCAATGCCATGTATCACGCCATGATGGGGGAGAATATCGATGGGGCCAAGGCCGCCGAGTGGGGGCTGGTCAACGAGGCCTTGCCCCTGGCAAAACTGCAAGACCGGGTCATCGAGGTGGCCAATGTGCTGCTGGAGAAAAACCCGGTGGCTCTCAAGGCGACCAAGGATGCCGTGCGCCGGGTGGGTGAGATGACCTACGACAACGCGGAGGATTACCTGGTGCGGGCCCAGGAGGCCGCCAACAGTTTTGACAACGAGGGGCGCAAGGAGGGCATTCGCCAGTTTATCGACGACAAGACCTACAAACCCGGCCTGGGGGCCTACGAACTCAATATGCAGGGTGATTGAAAGCTCACTCACTGACACGGGAAATAATAATGACACCATCCCCACAGCAATTGCTCGACAATGCGCCGATGAGCCGCCTGCAGGTCATCGCGGTAATCCTTTGTGTCCTACTCAACGCACTGGACGGCTTCGACGTATTGGCCATCAGTTTTGCCGCGCCGGGCATTGCCGATGAGTGGGGTATTTCCCGGGGAATGCTGGGTGTCGTATTGTCGATGGAACTGATCGGCATGGCGGTCGGTTCGGTGGTTCTCGGCGGCGTCGCTGACCGGGCAGGGCGCAGGCCGACTATCCTCGGCTGTCTGCTGATCATGAGCAGCGGTATGTTTCTCGCCTCCCTGGCTCGCGACGTATACATGCTCTCGGTTATCCGCCTGGTTACGGGCCTGGGTATCGGCGGTATGCTGGCGGCGACCAACGCCATGACCGCGGAGTGTTCCAACAGCCGTTGGCGCAATGCCAATGTGGCGATCATGGCAACCGGCTATCCCCTGGGGGTGATCGTGGGTGGTTCGATCGCCTCGGTGCTGTTGGCGAGCTTCGACTGGCGGGCCGTGTTCCAATTCGGCGGGGCCGTCACCGCGCTGATGATTCCCCTGGTCTGGCTGTTCCTGTCCGAGTCCGTCTCCTATCTGTTGCAGCGCCGTCCGGCGGGAGCCTTGCCGCGAATCAATGGCATATTGGCGCGCATGGGACATCCGCCGCTCACCTCGCTGCCGGAAGCGCTCGCGCAGGTGCGTCGCGCTTCCTGGTCAGAGTTGTTTTCCCCCGGCCTGGCATCTACCACGATATTGCTGACCGCAGCCTATTTCACCCACATCATGACGTTTTACTTCATCCTGAAGTGGATTCCGAAAATCGTGGTGGACATGGGTTTCTCCGCTTCCCTGGCCGGCGGCGTGCTGGTTTGGGCGAATGTGGGGGGGGCCATCGGCTCCATCCTGCTCGGCCTGTTGACGCGCAAATTCAATGTGCGGGCCCTGGTACTGGGGGCCCTGTTGGGGGCAGCGGTCATGGTCTGCGTATTCGGTCGGGGGCAGGCGGATCTCACGCAGTTGGCCCTGGTGGCCGCGGCGGCGGGCTTTTTCACCAACTCCGCCATCGTCGGTATGTACGCTATCTTCGCCCAGTCCTTTCCCACGGAAGTGCGTGCCGGGGGCACGGGCTTTGTTATCGGCTTGGGGCGGGGCGGCGCAGCCCTCGGGCCCATTGTCGCCGGCCTGCTGTTTGAAAGTGGCCAGGGTTTGTCCAGCGTCGCCTTTGTCATGGCCATGGGGTCACTGGTCGCGGCGGTGATGCTGTTGTTATTGCTCCGGCGCGGCAAGGCCGGTGTCCTGTCACGCGTCTAGTTTCGGCCGTAGGATGGGCAAAGGAGCGTAGCGACGTGCCCATCTTCCGGGACCTTGATGGGCACGCTACGCTTTGCCCATCCTACAAGTTGAAGTGCTATGAAATATTGCAATATATTGATTGATAGCTACACTGTATAGCAGTCGTATGACGAGCTGAAGTTCCGTGCTCATAAAGATAATAAAGAAGCGGAGGGAAGTTCATGAAACAGTGTGTACCGGTATCGGTGTTGTTCAACCGTAATTTCCTTGCCTCGAGCCTGGCCCTGGCTTCCCTGGCGGGCCCTGGATCGCACGCCCTGGCGCAGGAGGCCTCTGTGGCGCAGCTGGAGGAAGTGGTTGTGACTGCCCGGCGGCGGGCGGAGAACCTCCAGGACGTGCCGATTTCGGTGACCGCCATGTCTGCCGAGGCACTGGAGCGGCGCCAGATCTTTTCCACGGTGGACCTCGATCGGGCCACCCCGAGTATGCAGTTCACCAGCTACGGGCAGCTCTCCGGGAACAATGCCGCGGCGGTTGTGTTCATTCGCGGTGTTGGCCAGCTTGACCCCACACCCGCGGTGGACCCGGGGGTAGGCTTCTATATCGACGATGTTTATATGGGGCGCTCGGTGGGCGCGGCCATGGATTTTCTCGATGTCGCCGATGTTCAGGTGCTGCGGGGTCCCCAGGGAACTCTGTTCGGCCGCAACACCATTGGCGGCGCGGTCATCGTCAACTCCCGCCTGCCGGGTACCGAATTTGGTGGAACCATCAGCGCGGAACTCGGTGACGACAACCTGTACCAGGTTTATGGTGTCGTGGATCTGCCGGTCAATGAGGACTTGGGACTGCGCCTGTCGGCGGGTACGCGCAAGCGGGACGGTTACGTTACGCGGGAATTCGACGGGCAGGACCTGGGCAACGAGAACGGCTACACCCTGAAGGGAACATTGCGCTGGACGCCTTCGGATTCCCTGGACGTGATTCTGCGGGCCGACTATACGGAAAAGGATGAGCACGGCTCACCGTTTGTCTTCAAGGGTATCAACACCAATGCGCCGGTGCCGGCTATTGTCAGTGTGGCCGCCGGCTGCCCCGGGGCGACCATGCCGTTTGCGCCGCTGGAGCCCGGTGACCCGCGCTTTGGCGCCCCCTTTGTTCCCGATACGGATGACCCCCGCTGCGCCAACAACCACTACGATAAAGGCCCTTATACCAACGGTGGCACTGCGCCGGTGGAGAGTACGTTTGAAGGCTATGGCTCCTCGGGTACCCTGGCCTGGCAACTGAACGACGCCCTGGAATTGCGTTCGATCACGGCCTACCGGGAAACCGACTGGACGGGCATTCGCGATGCGGACAATACACCATTCACCCTGATTACTACGGATTACACCAGCACATCGGAGCAGTTCAGCCAGGAACTGCGGCTGAGTTTTACATCGGACCGGGTGCACGGCATAACGGGGCTGTACTATTTCGACGAGGACACTTCTGATCGGGTGACGGTGCCGCTGGCCTTTCCGCCGGCTCCCCCTTTTATCGCCTCGCTGCTGAACGGCGGCCCCGGCACCCGCGACCTCCAGTTTGTCGACCTGGGCACCGAGTCGACGGCGGTATTCACGGAGTGGACCTACGACGTGACGGATGCCCTTAGCCTGACCGGCGGCCTGCGCTACACCGATGAAGATAAATTCATGCAGGGGGTGATATTCAATCTGTTCCCGGCCACCGACCCCGACCCGGACCCGCTACCGAATGCGGCCATCCCCGACGGTGGGCCGTTGTTTATCCGCCCGGACGAATATACCGAGAACTTTCAGAAAATGACGGGCTCGGCCAGCCTGACGTACAACTGGACGCCGACGGTCATGACCTACCTCAGCTACGCCGACAGTTTCAAATCCGGCGGTTTCAACCAGCGCTACAACAGCCCCACGCCGGACTTTAACCCGGTGACATTTGACGAGGAAACGGTGGAGTCCTATGAGTTGGGCATCAAGGCCAACATCGGTGACAGCCTGCGATTCAACGCCGCCGTTTTTTCCTCTTCCTACAGCGACATACAACTCATCTATCGTCAGGGCGTAGTGCCGCTGTTGTTCAATGCCGGCAGTGCCTCCATCGACGGGTTTGAACTGGAATTCACCTATGCACCCAACCTCAGCCTGATTGTCGATGGCGGGTTCAGTTACCTCGATGACTCGATTGACGACATCATTGAGATCCCGGGAGCGGACGCCACAGTGGGGCCGGACAACAGCCTGCCCTTTACACCGGAGTGGCAAGGAAACCTGGGCGTTGGCTACAGCTTCACCTATGGCGATGACCTGGAACTGATGCCGCGAGTTGATGTGGCCTACACCGATTCACAGTTCTTTGATGCTGCCAACACCGAACTCACCGCCCAGAACGACAGCGTAACCACCGTTAACGCCTCCGTGACGCTGAGCGCACCCGGCACCGGCTGGCGGGTCACACTGCGCGGGGATAACTTGACCGATGAACTGTATCCGGTACAGGGCAACGCATCGCTGGCTACCCTGGGCTATGGGGAAATCGTCTACGCCCGGCAGCGCAACTGGACGCTGTCTGCGGCCTACGATTTCTAGTGCGAATCTTCGGCAAGCCTCACAGGACTTGGCTTGAGCCGGGCGACCGCTCGGCTTTTTTTTGCCGGGGCAGGGCATGCGGTTGAGGGCCTGCGAATGGGAGTGCCCGGAACTGGCTGACGATGTCTGGCACCAGTTGATATCAGGAACACACTGAACCGTAATTACATAAAAATTAGCGATTAAGTTCCCTTAAACCAGTAGGGGGTTCGATGAGTCCTATCCTGCGCGTCAATACTGCAACCGTCGCCCCGCAGCGGCGGCTGGACTACTGGAATGACCACGTTGCCAGCCTCTATACCGGCATGTCAGTGGACAGTACAGCCAGTAACTTCTCTGCCCGCCTTTTGCACGTCAACGTCGGGCGCATCGGCGTTATGCGCGCCCTCTCTGATCAGGCGATTGTCCGGCGTAACACCAGCAGCACCCACGTCCCCGGTGACCAGGATATCCTGAAGATACATTTGCAGAACCGGGGCACCAGCATCAATCGCCAGGGGCGGCGGGAGGCCAGGTTGCAAGTGGGGGATTTGACCGTCTGTGAAAACCGCTCTTCCTATTTGATCGAGCCTTCCTCCGAAAGCGATATATTTGCTCTCGAGCTACCTCAGAATCTGGCACAGCAGTACTTCCCGGATATTTCCGCGCGTATCATGCAGCGGGTCACGGCCTTCTCGCTGCACGGCCGCCTGCTGTTCAATCTGTTGAACACGATTTACCAGGAATGCGATCCCGGTTACCGCGAGGACATCGACCTCGATGACCTGGAACCCGTACTGCTGGAGTTGCTGAAGCCGGTGTTGAGCAATCCCCGTGATGACAACGTCGACATGGGTTCAAGTAAGACCAGAGGCTCGCTACAGCGACTGAAAACACTGGTGCAACAACATCTGCTGAATCCCGACCTGGGTACCGAGATGCTGGCCAATGAGGCGGGCATGTCGGAGCGACGGGTACAGGCACTGTTTGCCGAACTGGGTACGACGCCCACCTTCTATATCCGTGATCAACGCCTCGACTGGGCCGCGGAGCGTTTGCGGTACGATCTCGATCAGCCAGTAACCCGTATCGCCCACAGTGCCGGATTTAACGATTCGGCCTATTTCAGCCGCTGTTTTCGTCTCCGCTACGGCGAGACACCCAAGTGCTACCGTGCGAGGCCAGCAGTGTCTCGTTAAACGCGGACTCTGCGCTACGGATCAATCCTCTTTTTTTTCGCCACAGTACAAGTTTGCTGCCGCCCAGCCTCCTATGATTACACCATAAATATAAATACGATAATGAGAGAGGGCAGCATATGACAGTGAACAACTATGGAGTTGGCAAGTTACTCCTGCTGGGCGCGGCGTCGACACTGACACTGAATGGCTATGTCTCGGCACAGCAACTGGAAGAGGTAACGGTCACCGCGCAAAAGCGCACCGAGAATATACAGGACGTTCCCATTGCCATCAGTGCCTTTAGCGCCGACAAGCTGGAGGAAAAAGGCGTGACCAATGTGTCCCAGGTCTCGGATTTCACCCCGAATATCCAGATCGACCGGGCCTCGCCATTCGCCGGCTCTTCAACCATTATCAGCGCCTTTATCCGCGGCATCGGCCAGAACGATTTCGCCTTCAACATGGAGCCCGGTGTCGGCCTGTATGTGGATGGTGTCTATTATGCGCGCACCGTGGGTGCCGCCATCGACCTGCTGGACGTGGAGCGGGTGGAAGTACTCAAAGGCCCCCAGGGCACCCTGTTTGGCCGCAATACCATTGGTGGGGCCCTGCATGTGATTACCCGCCGCCCCGGCGATGAGCTGATGGCCAAAATGGAGGTCACCACGGGCAGCTATGACCGACTGGATGTCCGCGGCACCCTGGACATCCCGCTGGTGGACAATACCTTGTACTCCTCGGTGTCATTCTCCTCCACCGAGCGGGACGGCTATCAAAAGCGCATTCCCTTTGACCCCTCCGCGGTGAACCTGGTCAACCCGGTGACCGGGTCCACCTACACCGGGGACAGCTTTGTCACGGACTCCGATCTCTATATTCGCGCTCGCGACAGCGCCGGCGGCGACCGGCAGGGAGGCGAGAGCAGCGCCAGCCTGCGGGGCAAACTGCTCTTCACCCCCTCCAACGACCTGGAAGTGAGTCTCAGCGGCGATATCACCCGGGCCCGCGAGGAAGCCAACGCCACCACACTGGTGGGTACCAATGGCCTGGGTTTCCCTTTTGCACTGGCCTACAACAGCTGCGTCGACGGCGTTGACCCCTCGACCATTGCCCTGGGCCCCGCACCGACCTTTGCCCTCGCGGGCATTTGCGATATCGACCGCGGCCCGGTCAACCAACCGCTGTCAGATACCAGCAATCGCTTGCCCTGGGGTGATCATTTCATCACCGGCGACAAGGACAGGAGCTATTCCACCGGCAGCAACTATTCGGACGTCGATACCTGGGGGCTGAACACCACTATTGACTGGTCGATCAATGACACGCTAGCGCTCAAGTCCATCACCTCGTATCGCGAGTTGGAGTCCGTATTCGGCGTGGATATGGATGGCTCGCCGCTGGGCTTCCTGGACACTTCGTTTACCATGAACCAGGAGCAATTCGCCCAGGAATTCCAGCTCAACGTCGATGCCTTTGACGGCAGGTTGCATTCGGTGCTCGGCGCCTATTACTTCCAGGAAGAGGGCGATCTGCTCGATACCGTGACCTTTGGCTCCGGTCTGGTGCAGGTATTCGGCCCCAACGATCTGGAAAACAAGGCCTACGCGCTGTTCACCCACAACAACTATCAATTGACGGACAATCTGGGCCTGACTTTCGGGATTCGCTATACCGAGGAGGAAAAATCCTTTACCGGCGGCCAGAGAGAGGTCAGTGGTTTTACCTCGCAGTTTGTCAGCAACTTTGGCTTCCCGCCGCAGATCTTCCCCGGCTTCGCAGAGGGGGACCTGGAGTTGCTGTTCCCGCCGGGCAAGAACGAAAAGGACTTCGATGACACCTCGGTTCGTGTGGGGGCGGAATACCATATCGGCGGAGATACCCTCACCTATGCTTCCTTTGCCCAGGGCTACAAGACCGGTGGCTGGACCACTCGCCTGGGGGTACCGATGGCGGTATCAGCGGCCCTGGCGCCGCCCGGCGTGGTGGACCCGGTAAACCCGCCCGAACACGACTCCGAAACGGCGGAAACCTGGGAAGTGGGCATCAAATCGGAATTGTTTGACCGCCGTATGCGCGTCAATCTGGCCCTGTTCACCACCGACTACGAGGATATCCAGGTAGTGGCGGCACCGGCCTTCACCTTCGGCGTCCCCTGGTTCTTCAATGCCGGCAACGCCCGCATCCGCGGTGCGGAACTGGAGATGGATGCCAGCCTGACGGACAATTTTATAGTCAACGGCAGCTTCGGCTACCTGGACGCGGAGTACCGCTCTCTCGATGA carries:
- a CDS encoding TonB-dependent receptor, with the protein product MTVNNYGVGKLLLLGAASTLTLNGYVSAQQLEEVTVTAQKRTENIQDVPIAISAFSADKLEEKGVTNVSQVSDFTPNIQIDRASPFAGSSTIISAFIRGIGQNDFAFNMEPGVGLYVDGVYYARTVGAAIDLLDVERVEVLKGPQGTLFGRNTIGGALHVITRRPGDELMAKMEVTTGSYDRLDVRGTLDIPLVDNTLYSSVSFSSTERDGYQKRIPFDPSAVNLVNPVTGSTYTGDSFVTDSDLYIRARDSAGGDRQGGESSASLRGKLLFTPSNDLEVSLSGDITRAREEANATTLVGTNGLGFPFALAYNSCVDGVDPSTIALGPAPTFALAGICDIDRGPVNQPLSDTSNRLPWGDHFITGDKDRSYSTGSNYSDVDTWGLNTTIDWSINDTLALKSITSYRELESVFGVDMDGSPLGFLDTSFTMNQEQFAQEFQLNVDAFDGRLHSVLGAYYFQEEGDLLDTVTFGSGLVQVFGPNDLENKAYALFTHNNYQLTDNLGLTFGIRYTEEEKSFTGGQREVSGFTSQFVSNFGFPPQIFPGFAEGDLELLFPPGKNEKDFDDTSVRVGAEYHIGGDTLTYASFAQGYKTGGWTTRLGVPMAVSAALAPPGVVDPVNPPEHDSETAETWEVGIKSELFDRRMRVNLALFTTDYEDIQVVAAPAFTFGVPWFFNAGNARIRGAELEMDASLTDNFIVNGSFGYLDAEYRSLDDIALAGGITLDHQLMNVPEQSANLGGTYTLGVAGGYRLLLHADVIYKGKMARDLVNTPALIQDGFTMANASITFEPPAANWQVVLGGQNLTDERHIVTGNANEAVGATTVTYSRPRTWHMTLRLDY